Below is a window of Gaiellales bacterium DNA.
GACGAGCGCGCTCGACCCTGCCGGCCGGCGCACGGTGCGCGACATGCTCGAGGAGCTGCGATCAGGAGGCACCGCCGTCCTCCTGAACTCGCATCTCCTGAGCGAGATCGAGCTCGTGTGCGACCGGGTCGTGATCATCAACCGCGGCCGCGTGGTCGCGCAGGGCACGCCCGAGCAGCTGACCGCGGCGGGCGGTGTCGAGATCGAGACCGGCTCGGGCGCGCGCCGGTATGACGCTACGCGCGAGCAGATCCCCGCGCTCGTCGCCGAGCTCGTGGCTGCCGGCGAGCAGGTGTACGAGGTGCGGGCGACGCGCTCGACGCTCGAGGAGGCCTACCTGGAGGCGGTCGAGGGGGAGATGGGATGAACGGCGCCGGCGTGATCGTGCGGGTGACGCTGCGGGAGTGCCTGCGCCGCCGCGTGCTGGTCGTCGTCGCGCTGCTCACCGTCGCGTTCCTGGCGCTCTACTCCGTCGCCACGCACTTCGCGTTCTCGGCCGTGAACACCGCGAGGGTGCACCAGAACGGGACGCTCGTCGACGCGAACGCCCTCGCCGGCGCCACGCTGCTCGGCCTGGCGATGTTCGCGACGCTCTTCCTCGGGGCGGTGCTCGCGGTGTTCCTGACCTTCAACGTCGTTCGCGGCGACGCCGAGCAGGGCCTGCTCCAGCCGATCGTGGTGCGGCCCATCGGGCGGACGGTCTTCGTCGCCGCCCGCCTCGGCGCGGCCTGCGGCCTGTGTGCGTCGTACACCGCGCTCGTGTACGGCGCGAGCGTCGTCATCACCGGGCTCGAGGGCGGCTGGTGGCCCGACAGCATCGTCATGCCCGGCGTGGCGCTCGCGGCCGCCGTCTGCATCCTCGCGGCGATCTCGCTGCTGGGCTCGGTCTACCTGTCGACCATCGCCAACGGGATCGCCGTGCTCATGATCTACGGCGCCGGGCTGGTCTCGGGGCTGCTCGGGCAGATCGGCTACTCGCTCCCCTCGGAGCGGCTGCAGCAGATCGGCAAGGTCGCCTCCTGGGCGCTGCCGTTCGACGCGCTCTACCAGGCCGGGCTGCATGCCCTCACCGCCGACACGAGCGGTTTCACCGGCGTGATCGTGCACCTCGGCCCGTTCGGCGGCGCCCAGGGCGCCGGGCCGCTGCTCGGCGTGTGGGCGGTCGGGTACGCGACGGTCGTGCTGGCCGCGACGGCGGTCGGGCTGAAGCGCCGCGACCTCTAGTCGTGTTGGGCGAGCCAGGCGCCCACGACCTGCATGAACCGGTCGCGCTCCTCGACATGCGGCATGTGCGACGAGTCCTCGAACACGACCCACTCCGAGCCGGCGATGCCCTGCTGGAGCGTCTCCTGGAGCGCCGGCGTGGCCTCGTCGTGGCGGCCGGAGACGAGCAGCGTCGGCACCTGGATCTCGCCGAGCCGGTCCTTCGACTGCCAGTCGCGGATCGAGCCGACGACGTGGAACTCGCTCGGCCCGTTCATCGTGTGGTAGACGGTCGGGTCGCGCTCGATCCACTCGAAGGCCGCAATCACCTCGGGCGGCATCGGGTCGAGCCGGCAGACGTGGCGCCCGTAGAAGACGTGGCAGGCCTCCATGTAGGCCGGGTCGTCGGTGGTGCCCGCCTCCTCGTGGCGGCGCAGGGTCGCCTCGACCTCGGGCGGCAGGTCGGCCCGCAGCCGGTTGGCCTCGGAGACGAAGTCGGGGAACGACGCCGCCGTGTCGGCGAGGACGAGCGACCGCAGTCCGGCCGGCCGCGTGAACGCGTACTCCTGAGCGAGGAAGCCGCCCCACGACTGGCCGAGCACGTGGTGGCGGTCGGCGATCCCGAGGGCCGAGACGAGGCTGTGCAGCTCGCGGACGAAGAGGTCGACCGTCCAGAAGTCGGCGCCGCGCTCCGGGTAGTGCCTGCTACGGCCGTTGCCGAGCTGGTCGTAGTGGACGACGCCGCGGCCGGAGGCGAGGTCGGCCATCGACAGCAGGTAGTCGTGCGTCGCGCCCGGCCCGCCGTGCAGGAGCACGAGCGGCGCGCCGCCGGACTCGAGGTCGCCCGTGACCCGGAACCAGGTCTCGGCGACCTCGCCGTTGCCGAGCTCGAACTGGAGTGTGCCCTCGCGGGTCGGGTCAGCTGCCTGGGCCACGACGCGATCCTACACTTGCCGCATGCTCTGGCTGTTCGGCATCGTCTCCGGCCTCCTCCAGGCGCTGGCCTGCGTGCCGTACGTGCGGGACATCCTGGCTGGTAAGACGAAGCCGCACCGGGGAACGTGGGCGATCTGGTTCACGCTGTCGCTGATCGTCCTGCTCTCGCAGCGTGCCGACGGCGGCAGGTGGAGCCTGCTCATGGCCGTGTCGCAGCTGCTCGGGACGTGCCTGATCCTGCTGCTCTCGATCCGCCGAGGCGTGGGAGGCTCGAGCCGGCTCGACATCCTGCTGCTCGCGATCGCCGCCCTCGGCGTGGTCGGCTGGTACCTGGCCGGCGACCCGACCATCGCCACGCTGTGCGTCGTGATCTCCGACCTGGTCGCGGTCGTGATGATGATGCCGAAGACGTACGCCGACCCGTACTCCGAGACGCTCTCGGCCTACGTGATGAGCGCACTGAGCGGCGCCTGCGCGCTCGTCGCAGTCGGGTCGCTGGACTTCGGGCTCATCGTCTACCCGGCGTACATCGTCTGCGCCGACCTGGCGGTCGCCGCGATCGTGCTCACGCAGCGCCCGCAGATCCCGACCGCGGCCGACTAGGGGAAGCGGGATGCGGCGTCGCGGAGGCCGATAGACTCCGACGCTCACGCGCCCGTAGCTCAGGGGATAGAGCGCTGCCCTGCGGAGGCAGAGGCCGCACGTTCGAATCGTGCCGGGCGCATGGTTCAACCAAGCGGTTTTCCATATGCCAGAAACCCCCAAAACACAGGGATTCGTCCTCCGGCCTCTTCCCCCGGACATCCACGGACAGGCGTCGAGTCGGGCGCAGCGCGAGCGGATTGCGGCAGCGTACTGGGACGGGCTGACCCCTGATCAAGAGGAATGGGCTCTCCGAAAAATGGGCGTCCATCAGATGGGGCAAACGACCGAGACCTTGCTCCCGAGCTAGCCGCCAGGAGCACCTGGCGGTCGTACCAGCGGCGACGGGAACCGCGCGTCCCATAGCCGCGTTACCGCCACAGGTTGGCGGCGGTGGCGGCGAGCGCTTGTACGGCGTCGTCGAGCGCGCCGTAGTGGCTGCTCATGTCCTGCATCGCCCGATG
It encodes the following:
- a CDS encoding proline iminopeptidase-family hydrolase, coding for MAQAADPTREGTLQFELGNGEVAETWFRVTGDLESGGAPLVLLHGGPGATHDYLLSMADLASGRGVVHYDQLGNGRSRHYPERGADFWTVDLFVRELHSLVSALGIADRHHVLGQSWGGFLAQEYAFTRPAGLRSLVLADTAASFPDFVSEANRLRADLPPEVEATLRRHEEAGTTDDPAYMEACHVFYGRHVCRLDPMPPEVIAAFEWIERDPTVYHTMNGPSEFHVVGSIRDWQSKDRLGEIQVPTLLVSGRHDEATPALQETLQQGIAGSEWVVFEDSSHMPHVEERDRFMQVVGAWLAQHD